The following are encoded together in the Oncorhynchus kisutch isolate 150728-3 linkage group LG8, Okis_V2, whole genome shotgun sequence genome:
- the LOC109896077 gene encoding cell division cycle-associated protein 2 isoform X2 produces the protein MDNLTLLEASCLSPMSNITSPLDFTLLTPSQLGISTQSFTPSSNVKGNSDRRKKSCLAQLKVKRRSNVGVRSSPETNSLIRYIAQQRMKTPPTTPQDTQAIPFFPRVPSTLKQKMAIFQSIMNVEENEDHTWGCIKTRDVLSGGQSASILWYNDSLHYSLLVFSINTLVGGWSCDSGGKENMSPVSQHPSLTSPPSKRCCTARTLGECVEEIREATTPVLKRTATILKQQQNTEVAVVQDKDHQPALNVEPASVSLSPALGTDAVSQITQGKPQPSPMMQQHCTPTKEEQDQECSFELHSPSQPLVLHSGQVRTTLPQLFAMPSLLEMNPTDEADGGNVNSTMKKQVRFGILLPPELFDKNLPPSTPLRKGGTPVRAPTSAGGSQLRSLLKTPLTLPRPDFSSPSLTGASPPLAMGPCCGEQESTHTQGKIPFPSMEEDVDSSWMDNAELETGPLDLTSAFQEEDSVCEEMSDAAPVPDPALEPEPAATARSRSRKRKQPEEKSEPVKKRSSRTAAKSACGRMKNSAKHFFGKKAVDRSLYGKRDYASKNPTLSPITEIQSSLSHSPQHPHNCKPIEDTTPAAEPSDGPSVDCQSPVGSTTTDSSGTGRAAQIWRRWSGPTKTSRTKRQSVIRVGRGKGRKVSVPVDNWLSEETEEQVKNFDTEQDPTETTQREVLVSSPAKHTVPGNREGEPNTHCTSDPVDTDQCTGTLPDAGRSGDSPARADTDTTTPCPPPDEVSTTVAPSEQKAVSHVEQSPNKGGQRGAAQGPGRSRGRRSSIYASSVIEEEQLRAQAAPEVEGVLYTPAQS, from the exons ATGGACAACTTGACTCTACTGGAGGCCTCGTGTCTTTCTCCAATGAGCAACATCACATCACCCTTGGATTTCACCCTGCTCACACCCTCCCAACTGGGTATCTCCACTCAAAGCTTCACGCCATCTTCTAACGTCAAAGGTAATTCAGACAGAAGAA AAAAATCTTGCCTAGCTCAGCTGAAGGTGAAGCGGAGGTCCAATGTTGGGGTACGGAGTTCACCAGAGACCAACTCCCTAATCCGCTACATTGCCCAACAAAGGATGAAAACTCCCCCCACAACACCACAG GATACCCAAGCCATCCCCTTCTTTCCCAGAGTCCCCTCTACTCTAAAGCAGAAGATGGCCATCTTCCAGAGCATTATGAATGTGGAGGAGAATGAGGATCACACGTGGGGATGCATCAAGACAAGAGATGTTCTGTCTGGTGGTCAGTCTGCTTCAAT TTTgtggtacaatgattccctacactatTCACTGCTTGTTTTCTCAATCAACACACTGGTGG GTGGGTGGAGCTGTGATAGTGGTGGGAAGGAGAACATGTCCCCAGTGAGCCAGCATCCCTCTCTGACTTCCCCACCCAGTAAGAGGTGCTGCACAGCACGCACTCTgggggagtgtgtggaggagatTAGGGAGGCCACCACTCCTGTCCTCAAACGCACTGCCACCATATTGAAGCAGCAACAGAACACGGAG GTTGCAGTTGTCCAGGACAAGGACCATCAGCCAGCTCTCAATGTAGAACCTGCTAGTGTGTCTCTGTCACCAGCCCTGGGTACTGATGCTGTGTCCCAGATCACCCAGGGCAAGCCACAGCCCTCTCCTATGATGCAGCAGCACTGCACTCCCACCAAGGAGGAGCAGGACCAG GAGTGCTCTTTTGAACTGCACAGCCCCAGCCAACCTCTGGTTTTGCATTCAGGACAAGTCAGGACAACTCTGCCCCAGCTGTTTGCCATGCCATCTCTTTTGGAGATGAACCCCACTG ATGAAGCTGATGGTGGCAACGTTAACTCCACTATGAAGAAGCAGGTGCGTTTCGGGATCCTGCTGCCCCCTGAACTCTTTGACAAGAACCTTCCCCCCAGCACCCCTCTACGGAAGGGGGGAACCCCGGTCCGCGCCCCAACATCTGCCGGGGGGTCCCAGCTGAGGTCACTGCTGAAGACCCCCTTAACCCTGCCCCGGCCGGACTTCAGCAGCCCCTCTTTAACTGGAGCCTCCCCACCCCTCGCTATGGGACCCTGCTGTGGGGAACAGGAGAGCACCCACACTCAGGGAAAG ATCCCTTTCCCTTCAATGGAAGAAGATGTTGACAGTTCATGGATGGACAATGCAG AGCTGGAGACTGGACCTCTGGATCTGACATCAGCTTTTCAAGAGGAGGACTCTGTTTGTGAGGAAATGTCAG ATGCTGCCCCAGTGCCTGACCCTGCCCTGGAGCCAGAACCAGCCGCCACAGCCCGCTCTCGCAGCAGAAAGAGAAAG CAACCAGAGGAGAAGAGTGAGCCTGTGAAGAAGAGGTCGTCTCGTACGGCTGCCAAGTCTGCCTGTGGGAGGATGAAG AACTCAGCAAAGCATTTCTTTGGGAAGAAGGCGGTGGACCGTTCTCTCTATGGGAAGAGAGACTATGCATCCAAGAACCCTACCCTCAGTCCCATCACGGAGATCCAGTCCTCCCTTAGCCACTCTCCTCAACACCCCCACAACTGCAAACCCATAG AAGACACCACCCCAGCTGCAGAGCCCTCTGATGGGCCTTCAGTAGACTGCCAGAGCCCTGTAGGCTCCACCACCACAGACAGCTCTGGGACTGGAAGAGcagcacagatctggagaagatGGTCAGGTCCAACAAAGACCTCCAGAACCAAAAGGCAGAGTGTTATTAGAGTAGGTAGAGGGAAGGGCAGGAAGGTCAGTGTTCCTGTTGATAACTGGCTGAGTGAAGAGACCGAGGAGCAGGTAAAGAACTTTGATACAGAACAAGACCCAACAGAAACAACCCAGCGAGAGGTTTTAGTGTCCAGCCCAGCCAAGCACACAGTACCTGGTAACAGAGAGGGTGAACCTAATACACACTGTACCTCAGACCCTGTAGATACAGATCAATGCACTGGCACACTTCCAGATGCAGGTAGGAGTGGGGATAGTCCAGCTAGAGCAGACACTGATACTACTACACCCTGCCCTCCTCCAGATGAGGTTAGCACCACAGTGGCTCCCTCAGAGCAGAAGGCAGTGAGCCATGTAGAACAGAGTCCAAACAAAGGCGGGCAGA GAGGAGCAGCTCAGGGCCCAGGCCGCTCCAGAGGTAGAAGGAGTTCTATATACGCCAGCTCAGTCATAGAGGAGGAGCAGCTCAGGGCCCAGGCCGCTCCAGAGGTAGAAGGAGTTCTATATACGCCAGCTCAGTCATAG
- the LOC109896077 gene encoding cell division cycle-associated protein 2 isoform X3 → MDNLTLLEASCLSPMSNITSPLDFTLLTPSQLGISTQSFTPSSNVKGNSDRRKKSCLAQLKVKRRSNVGVRSSPETNSLIRYIAQQRMKTPPTTPQDTQAIPFFPRVPSTLKQKMAIFQSIMNVEENEDHTWGCIKTRDVLSGGQSASILWYNDSLHYSLLVFSINTLVGGWSCDSGGKENMSPVSQHPSLTSPPSKRCCTARTLGECVEEIREATTPVLKRTATILKQQQNTEVAVVQDKDHQPALNVEPASVSLSPALGTDAVSQITQGKPQPSPMMQQHCTPTKEEQDQECSFELHSPSQPLVLHSGQVRTTLPQLFAMPSLLEMNPTDEADGGNVNSTMKKQVRFGILLPPELFDKNLPPSTPLRKGGTPVRAPTSAGGSQLRSLLKTPLTLPRPDFSSPSLTGASPPLAMGPCCGEQESTHTQGKIPFPSMEEDVDSSWMDNAELETGPLDLTSAFQEEDSVCEEMSDAAPVPDPALEPEPAATARSRSRKRKQPEEKSEPVKKRSSRTAAKSACGRMKNSAKHFFGKKAVDRSLYGKRDYASKNPTLSPITEIQSSLSHSPQHPHNCKPIEDTTPAAEPSDGPSVDCQSPVGSTTTDSSGTGRAAQIWRRWSGPTKTSRTKRQSVIRVGRGKGRKVSVPVDNWLSEETEEQVKNFDTEQDPTETTQREVLVSSPAKHTVPGNREGEPNTHCTSDPVDTDQCTGTLPDAGRSGDSPARADTDTTTPCPPPDEVSTTVAPSEQKAVSHVEQSPNKGGQRGAAQGPGRSRGRRSSIYASSVIEEEQLRAQAAPEVEGVLYTPAQS, encoded by the exons ATGGACAACTTGACTCTACTGGAGGCCTCGTGTCTTTCTCCAATGAGCAACATCACATCACCCTTGGATTTCACCCTGCTCACACCCTCCCAACTGGGTATCTCCACTCAAAGCTTCACGCCATCTTCTAACGTCAAAGGTAATTCAGACAGAAGAA AAAAATCTTGCCTAGCTCAGCTGAAGGTGAAGCGGAGGTCCAATGTTGGGGTACGGAGTTCACCAGAGACCAACTCCCTAATCCGCTACATTGCCCAACAAAGGATGAAAACTCCCCCCACAACACCACAG GATACCCAAGCCATCCCCTTCTTTCCCAGAGTCCCCTCTACTCTAAAGCAGAAGATGGCCATCTTCCAGAGCATTATGAATGTGGAGGAGAATGAGGATCACACGTGGGGATGCATCAAGACAAGAGATGTTCTGTCTGGTGGTCAGTCTGCTTCAAT TTTgtggtacaatgattccctacactatTCACTGCTTGTTTTCTCAATCAACACACTGGTGG GTGGGTGGAGCTGTGATAGTGGTGGGAAGGAGAACATGTCCCCAGTGAGCCAGCATCCCTCTCTGACTTCCCCACCCAGTAAGAGGTGCTGCACAGCACGCACTCTgggggagtgtgtggaggagatTAGGGAGGCCACCACTCCTGTCCTCAAACGCACTGCCACCATATTGAAGCAGCAACAGAACACGGAG GTTGCAGTTGTCCAGGACAAGGACCATCAGCCAGCTCTCAATGTAGAACCTGCTAGTGTGTCTCTGTCACCAGCCCTGGGTACTGATGCTGTGTCCCAGATCACCCAGGGCAAGCCACAGCCCTCTCCTATGATGCAGCAGCACTGCACTCCCACCAAGGAGGAGCAGGACCAG GAGTGCTCTTTTGAACTGCACAGCCCCAGCCAACCTCTGGTTTTGCATTCAGGACAAGTCAGGACAACTCTGCCCCAGCTGTTTGCCATGCCATCTCTTTTGGAGATGAACCCCACTG ATGAAGCTGATGGTGGCAACGTTAACTCCACTATGAAGAAGCAGGTGCGTTTCGGGATCCTGCTGCCCCCTGAACTCTTTGACAAGAACCTTCCCCCCAGCACCCCTCTACGGAAGGGGGGAACCCCGGTCCGCGCCCCAACATCTGCCGGGGGGTCCCAGCTGAGGTCACTGCTGAAGACCCCCTTAACCCTGCCCCGGCCGGACTTCAGCAGCCCCTCTTTAACTGGAGCCTCCCCACCCCTCGCTATGGGACCCTGCTGTGGGGAACAGGAGAGCACCCACACTCAGGGAAAG ATCCCTTTCCCTTCAATGGAAGAAGATGTTGACAGTTCATGGATGGACAATGCAG AGCTGGAGACTGGACCTCTGGATCTGACATCAGCTTTTCAAGAGGAGGACTCTGTTTGTGAGGAAATGTCAG ATGCTGCCCCAGTGCCTGACCCTGCCCTGGAGCCAGAACCAGCCGCCACAGCCCGCTCTCGCAGCAGAAAGAGAAAG CAACCAGAGGAGAAGAGTGAGCCTGTGAAGAAGAGGTCGTCTCGTACGGCTGCCAAGTCTGCCTGTGGGAGGATGAAG AACTCAGCAAAGCATTTCTTTGGGAAGAAGGCGGTGGACCGTTCTCTCTATGGGAAGAGAGACTATGCATCCAAGAACCCTACCCTCAGTCCCATCACGGAGATCCAGTCCTCCCTTAGCCACTCTCCTCAACACCCCCACAACTGCAAACCCATAG AAGACACCACCCCAGCTGCAGAGCCCTCTGATGGGCCTTCAGTAGACTGCCAGAGCCCTGTAGGCTCCACCACCACAGACAGCTCTGGGACTGGAAGAGcagcacagatctggagaagatGGTCAGGTCCAACAAAGACCTCCAGAACCAAAAGGCAGAGTGTTATTAGAGTAGGTAGAGGGAAGGGCAGGAAGGTCAGTGTTCCTGTTGATAACTGGCTGAGTGAAGAGACCGAGGAGCAGGTAAAGAACTTTGATACAGAACAAGACCCAACAGAAACAACCCAGCGAGAGGTTTTAGTGTCCAGCCCAGCCAAGCACACAGTACCTGGTAACAGAGAGGGTGAACCTAATACACACTGTACCTCAGACCCTGTAGATACAGATCAATGCACTGGCACACTTCCAGATGCAGGTAGGAGTGGGGATAGTCCAGCTAGAGCAGACACTGATACTACTACACCCTGCCCTCCTCCAGATGAGGTTAGCACCACAGTGGCTCCCTCAGAGCAGAAGGCAGTGAGCCATGTAGAACAGAGTCCAAACAAAGGCGGGCAGAGAGGAGCAGCTCAGGGCCCAG GCCGCTCCAGAGGTAGAAGGAGTTCTATATACGCCAGCTCAGTCATAGAGGAGGAGCAGCTCAGGGCCCAGGCCGCTCCAGAGGTAGAAGGAGTTCTATATACGCCAGCTCAGTCATAG
- the LOC109896077 gene encoding cell division cycle-associated protein 2 isoform X6, whose product MDNLTLLEASCLSPMSNITSPLDFTLLTPSQLGISTQSFTPSSNVKGNSDRRKKSCLAQLKVKRRSNVGVRSSPETNSLIRYIAQQRMKTPPTTPQDTQAIPFFPRVPSTLKQKMAIFQSIMNVEENEDHTWGCIKTRDVLSGGGWSCDSGGKENMSPVSQHPSLTSPPSKRCCTARTLGECVEEIREATTPVLKRTATILKQQQNTEVAVVQDKDHQPALNVEPASVSLSPALGTDAVSQITQGKPQPSPMMQQHCTPTKEEQDQECSFELHSPSQPLVLHSGQVRTTLPQLFAMPSLLEMNPTDEADGGNVNSTMKKQVRFGILLPPELFDKNLPPSTPLRKGGTPVRAPTSAGGSQLRSLLKTPLTLPRPDFSSPSLTGASPPLAMGPCCGEQESTHTQGKIPFPSMEEDVDSSWMDNAELETGPLDLTSAFQEEDSVCEEMSDAAPVPDPALEPEPAATARSRSRKRKQPEEKSEPVKKRSSRTAAKSACGRMKNSAKHFFGKKAVDRSLYGKRDYASKNPTLSPITEIQSSLSHSPQHPHNCKPIEDTTPAAEPSDGPSVDCQSPVGSTTTDSSGTGRAAQIWRRWSGPTKTSRTKRQSVIRVGRGKGRKVSVPVDNWLSEETEEQVKNFDTEQDPTETTQREVLVSSPAKHTVPGNREGEPNTHCTSDPVDTDQCTGTLPDAGRSGDSPARADTDTTTPCPPPDEVSTTVAPSEQKAVSHVEQSPNKGGQRGAAQGPGRSRGRRSSIYASSVIEEEQLRAQAAPEVEGVLYTPAQS is encoded by the exons ATGGACAACTTGACTCTACTGGAGGCCTCGTGTCTTTCTCCAATGAGCAACATCACATCACCCTTGGATTTCACCCTGCTCACACCCTCCCAACTGGGTATCTCCACTCAAAGCTTCACGCCATCTTCTAACGTCAAAGGTAATTCAGACAGAAGAA AAAAATCTTGCCTAGCTCAGCTGAAGGTGAAGCGGAGGTCCAATGTTGGGGTACGGAGTTCACCAGAGACCAACTCCCTAATCCGCTACATTGCCCAACAAAGGATGAAAACTCCCCCCACAACACCACAG GATACCCAAGCCATCCCCTTCTTTCCCAGAGTCCCCTCTACTCTAAAGCAGAAGATGGCCATCTTCCAGAGCATTATGAATGTGGAGGAGAATGAGGATCACACGTGGGGATGCATCAAGACAAGAGATGTTCTGTCTGGTG GTGGGTGGAGCTGTGATAGTGGTGGGAAGGAGAACATGTCCCCAGTGAGCCAGCATCCCTCTCTGACTTCCCCACCCAGTAAGAGGTGCTGCACAGCACGCACTCTgggggagtgtgtggaggagatTAGGGAGGCCACCACTCCTGTCCTCAAACGCACTGCCACCATATTGAAGCAGCAACAGAACACGGAG GTTGCAGTTGTCCAGGACAAGGACCATCAGCCAGCTCTCAATGTAGAACCTGCTAGTGTGTCTCTGTCACCAGCCCTGGGTACTGATGCTGTGTCCCAGATCACCCAGGGCAAGCCACAGCCCTCTCCTATGATGCAGCAGCACTGCACTCCCACCAAGGAGGAGCAGGACCAG GAGTGCTCTTTTGAACTGCACAGCCCCAGCCAACCTCTGGTTTTGCATTCAGGACAAGTCAGGACAACTCTGCCCCAGCTGTTTGCCATGCCATCTCTTTTGGAGATGAACCCCACTG ATGAAGCTGATGGTGGCAACGTTAACTCCACTATGAAGAAGCAGGTGCGTTTCGGGATCCTGCTGCCCCCTGAACTCTTTGACAAGAACCTTCCCCCCAGCACCCCTCTACGGAAGGGGGGAACCCCGGTCCGCGCCCCAACATCTGCCGGGGGGTCCCAGCTGAGGTCACTGCTGAAGACCCCCTTAACCCTGCCCCGGCCGGACTTCAGCAGCCCCTCTTTAACTGGAGCCTCCCCACCCCTCGCTATGGGACCCTGCTGTGGGGAACAGGAGAGCACCCACACTCAGGGAAAG ATCCCTTTCCCTTCAATGGAAGAAGATGTTGACAGTTCATGGATGGACAATGCAG AGCTGGAGACTGGACCTCTGGATCTGACATCAGCTTTTCAAGAGGAGGACTCTGTTTGTGAGGAAATGTCAG ATGCTGCCCCAGTGCCTGACCCTGCCCTGGAGCCAGAACCAGCCGCCACAGCCCGCTCTCGCAGCAGAAAGAGAAAG CAACCAGAGGAGAAGAGTGAGCCTGTGAAGAAGAGGTCGTCTCGTACGGCTGCCAAGTCTGCCTGTGGGAGGATGAAG AACTCAGCAAAGCATTTCTTTGGGAAGAAGGCGGTGGACCGTTCTCTCTATGGGAAGAGAGACTATGCATCCAAGAACCCTACCCTCAGTCCCATCACGGAGATCCAGTCCTCCCTTAGCCACTCTCCTCAACACCCCCACAACTGCAAACCCATAG AAGACACCACCCCAGCTGCAGAGCCCTCTGATGGGCCTTCAGTAGACTGCCAGAGCCCTGTAGGCTCCACCACCACAGACAGCTCTGGGACTGGAAGAGcagcacagatctggagaagatGGTCAGGTCCAACAAAGACCTCCAGAACCAAAAGGCAGAGTGTTATTAGAGTAGGTAGAGGGAAGGGCAGGAAGGTCAGTGTTCCTGTTGATAACTGGCTGAGTGAAGAGACCGAGGAGCAGGTAAAGAACTTTGATACAGAACAAGACCCAACAGAAACAACCCAGCGAGAGGTTTTAGTGTCCAGCCCAGCCAAGCACACAGTACCTGGTAACAGAGAGGGTGAACCTAATACACACTGTACCTCAGACCCTGTAGATACAGATCAATGCACTGGCACACTTCCAGATGCAGGTAGGAGTGGGGATAGTCCAGCTAGAGCAGACACTGATACTACTACACCCTGCCCTCCTCCAGATGAGGTTAGCACCACAGTGGCTCCCTCAGAGCAGAAGGCAGTGAGCCATGTAGAACAGAGTCCAAACAAAGGCGGGCAGAGAGGAGCAGCTCAGGGCCCAGGCCGCTCCAGAGGTAGAAGGAGTTCTATATACGCCAGCTCAGTCATAGAGGAGGAGCAGCTCAGGGCCCAGGCCGCTCCAGAGGTAGAAGGAGTTCTATATACGCCAGCTCAGTCATAG
- the LOC109896077 gene encoding cell division cycle-associated protein 2 isoform X7, producing MDNLTLLEASCLSPMSNITSPLDFTLLTPSQLGISTQSFTPSSNVKEKSCLAQLKVKRRSNVGVRSSPETNSLIRYIAQQRMKTPPTTPQDTQAIPFFPRVPSTLKQKMAIFQSIMNVEENEDHTWGCIKTRDVLSGGGWSCDSGGKENMSPVSQHPSLTSPPSKRCCTARTLGECVEEIREATTPVLKRTATILKQQQNTEVAVVQDKDHQPALNVEPASVSLSPALGTDAVSQITQGKPQPSPMMQQHCTPTKEEQDQECSFELHSPSQPLVLHSGQVRTTLPQLFAMPSLLEMNPTDEADGGNVNSTMKKQVRFGILLPPELFDKNLPPSTPLRKGGTPVRAPTSAGGSQLRSLLKTPLTLPRPDFSSPSLTGASPPLAMGPCCGEQESTHTQGKIPFPSMEEDVDSSWMDNAELETGPLDLTSAFQEEDSVCEEMSDAAPVPDPALEPEPAATARSRSRKRKQPEEKSEPVKKRSSRTAAKSACGRMKNSAKHFFGKKAVDRSLYGKRDYASKNPTLSPITEIQSSLSHSPQHPHNCKPIEDTTPAAEPSDGPSVDCQSPVGSTTTDSSGTGRAAQIWRRWSGPTKTSRTKRQSVIRVGRGKGRKVSVPVDNWLSEETEEQVKNFDTEQDPTETTQREVLVSSPAKHTVPGNREGEPNTHCTSDPVDTDQCTGTLPDAGRSGDSPARADTDTTTPCPPPDEVSTTVAPSEQKAVSHVEQSPNKGGQRGAAQGPGRSRGRRSSIYASSVIEEEQLRAQAAPEVEGVLYTPAQS from the exons ATGGACAACTTGACTCTACTGGAGGCCTCGTGTCTTTCTCCAATGAGCAACATCACATCACCCTTGGATTTCACCCTGCTCACACCCTCCCAACTGGGTATCTCCACTCAAAGCTTCACGCCATCTTCTAACGTCAAAG AAAAATCTTGCCTAGCTCAGCTGAAGGTGAAGCGGAGGTCCAATGTTGGGGTACGGAGTTCACCAGAGACCAACTCCCTAATCCGCTACATTGCCCAACAAAGGATGAAAACTCCCCCCACAACACCACAG GATACCCAAGCCATCCCCTTCTTTCCCAGAGTCCCCTCTACTCTAAAGCAGAAGATGGCCATCTTCCAGAGCATTATGAATGTGGAGGAGAATGAGGATCACACGTGGGGATGCATCAAGACAAGAGATGTTCTGTCTGGTG GTGGGTGGAGCTGTGATAGTGGTGGGAAGGAGAACATGTCCCCAGTGAGCCAGCATCCCTCTCTGACTTCCCCACCCAGTAAGAGGTGCTGCACAGCACGCACTCTgggggagtgtgtggaggagatTAGGGAGGCCACCACTCCTGTCCTCAAACGCACTGCCACCATATTGAAGCAGCAACAGAACACGGAG GTTGCAGTTGTCCAGGACAAGGACCATCAGCCAGCTCTCAATGTAGAACCTGCTAGTGTGTCTCTGTCACCAGCCCTGGGTACTGATGCTGTGTCCCAGATCACCCAGGGCAAGCCACAGCCCTCTCCTATGATGCAGCAGCACTGCACTCCCACCAAGGAGGAGCAGGACCAG GAGTGCTCTTTTGAACTGCACAGCCCCAGCCAACCTCTGGTTTTGCATTCAGGACAAGTCAGGACAACTCTGCCCCAGCTGTTTGCCATGCCATCTCTTTTGGAGATGAACCCCACTG ATGAAGCTGATGGTGGCAACGTTAACTCCACTATGAAGAAGCAGGTGCGTTTCGGGATCCTGCTGCCCCCTGAACTCTTTGACAAGAACCTTCCCCCCAGCACCCCTCTACGGAAGGGGGGAACCCCGGTCCGCGCCCCAACATCTGCCGGGGGGTCCCAGCTGAGGTCACTGCTGAAGACCCCCTTAACCCTGCCCCGGCCGGACTTCAGCAGCCCCTCTTTAACTGGAGCCTCCCCACCCCTCGCTATGGGACCCTGCTGTGGGGAACAGGAGAGCACCCACACTCAGGGAAAG ATCCCTTTCCCTTCAATGGAAGAAGATGTTGACAGTTCATGGATGGACAATGCAG AGCTGGAGACTGGACCTCTGGATCTGACATCAGCTTTTCAAGAGGAGGACTCTGTTTGTGAGGAAATGTCAG ATGCTGCCCCAGTGCCTGACCCTGCCCTGGAGCCAGAACCAGCCGCCACAGCCCGCTCTCGCAGCAGAAAGAGAAAG CAACCAGAGGAGAAGAGTGAGCCTGTGAAGAAGAGGTCGTCTCGTACGGCTGCCAAGTCTGCCTGTGGGAGGATGAAG AACTCAGCAAAGCATTTCTTTGGGAAGAAGGCGGTGGACCGTTCTCTCTATGGGAAGAGAGACTATGCATCCAAGAACCCTACCCTCAGTCCCATCACGGAGATCCAGTCCTCCCTTAGCCACTCTCCTCAACACCCCCACAACTGCAAACCCATAG AAGACACCACCCCAGCTGCAGAGCCCTCTGATGGGCCTTCAGTAGACTGCCAGAGCCCTGTAGGCTCCACCACCACAGACAGCTCTGGGACTGGAAGAGcagcacagatctggagaagatGGTCAGGTCCAACAAAGACCTCCAGAACCAAAAGGCAGAGTGTTATTAGAGTAGGTAGAGGGAAGGGCAGGAAGGTCAGTGTTCCTGTTGATAACTGGCTGAGTGAAGAGACCGAGGAGCAGGTAAAGAACTTTGATACAGAACAAGACCCAACAGAAACAACCCAGCGAGAGGTTTTAGTGTCCAGCCCAGCCAAGCACACAGTACCTGGTAACAGAGAGGGTGAACCTAATACACACTGTACCTCAGACCCTGTAGATACAGATCAATGCACTGGCACACTTCCAGATGCAGGTAGGAGTGGGGATAGTCCAGCTAGAGCAGACACTGATACTACTACACCCTGCCCTCCTCCAGATGAGGTTAGCACCACAGTGGCTCCCTCAGAGCAGAAGGCAGTGAGCCATGTAGAACAGAGTCCAAACAAAGGCGGGCAGAGAGGAGCAGCTCAGGGCCCAGGCCGCTCCAGAGGTAGAAGGAGTTCTATATACGCCAGCTCAGTCATAGAGGAGGAGCAGCTCAGGGCCCAGGCCGCTCCAGAGGTAGAAGGAGTTCTATATACGCCAGCTCAGTCATAG